From Acinetobacter sp. ASP199, the proteins below share one genomic window:
- a CDS encoding AMP-binding protein, whose amino-acid sequence MSCHFKHHVNSSRLLCVKADLTAASFQVFWQDVQQQAAQIQPLAAPVWALWEQDSYEFLVLFFAALQAGKQVLLPPHRVSELERELAAEQIYFLKRLELQYATEAFQLNLDDSFLQQAQVYFYTSGSTGQPKKIPRTLAQLFNEVAGLDASFSLQEDAIAIATVSHQHIYGLLFKLLWPLASGRGFYQSQLAFPENVADIQKKIASFQQPNYVISSPALLKRWTPEVLLQDCLMVYSSGGKLDAGVRPHLNSPITEVFGSSETGGIAHRQADDALWKPFANVEVGAGEHSELMVRANHAYSLDWILTGDKVELTEPENFKSTFKLLGRLDRIVKLEEKRLSLDAIEQCLSTLETVQQSHVLVYEKQHRQILAAVVVLTEAARTELMALGKARFVAQLKAQLNDKLESIAIPRQWRFLSKMPQNAQSKLNKHYLKSLFLPMQLPVVLSHLIEAEQISYQLEFSPELTCFKGHFPAHPIYPGVGQIGFIQYFALQNWADLHWCNGMEQLKFQDLIRPWVVVQLVLIRKAHKVIFELRDGDKILASGRLLFALEPQPQPAG is encoded by the coding sequence ATGTCTTGTCATTTTAAGCACCATGTAAATTCATCGCGCCTGCTGTGTGTCAAAGCCGATTTGACAGCGGCATCATTTCAGGTCTTTTGGCAGGATGTACAACAGCAGGCTGCCCAGATTCAGCCTTTAGCTGCGCCAGTTTGGGCACTCTGGGAGCAGGACAGTTATGAATTTCTGGTGCTGTTCTTTGCAGCCTTGCAAGCCGGTAAACAGGTTTTATTGCCACCACACCGAGTCAGTGAACTTGAACGTGAGCTGGCGGCTGAACAGATTTATTTCCTGAAGCGTCTGGAGCTGCAGTATGCTACAGAAGCTTTCCAGTTAAATCTGGATGACAGCTTTTTACAGCAGGCTCAGGTCTATTTCTATACCTCTGGTTCTACTGGTCAGCCTAAGAAAATTCCCCGTACCCTGGCGCAACTGTTTAATGAAGTTGCAGGACTTGATGCCAGCTTTAGCCTGCAAGAAGATGCAATTGCGATTGCGACAGTCAGCCACCAGCATATTTATGGCTTGTTATTTAAATTACTCTGGCCTTTAGCCAGTGGTCGTGGCTTTTATCAGTCTCAGTTGGCTTTCCCTGAAAATGTGGCTGATATCCAAAAGAAAATAGCTAGCTTTCAACAGCCCAATTATGTGATTTCCAGTCCAGCCCTGTTAAAACGCTGGACCCCAGAGGTGTTATTGCAAGACTGCCTGATGGTCTATTCATCTGGCGGCAAGTTGGATGCAGGCGTACGTCCTCACCTGAACAGTCCGATCACTGAGGTTTTTGGTAGTTCCGAAACAGGGGGGATCGCCCATCGACAGGCAGATGATGCCTTATGGAAACCTTTTGCCAATGTCGAGGTGGGGGCGGGAGAACACAGTGAACTGATGGTTCGTGCCAATCATGCCTATAGTCTGGACTGGATTCTGACCGGCGATAAGGTGGAACTGACAGAACCTGAGAATTTTAAGTCCACTTTTAAGTTACTTGGTCGTCTGGACCGAATTGTAAAGCTGGAAGAAAAGCGCTTAAGCCTGGATGCAATCGAGCAGTGTCTATCTACCCTGGAAACAGTGCAGCAGAGCCATGTACTGGTCTATGAAAAACAGCACCGTCAGATTCTTGCAGCAGTGGTGGTTCTGACCGAAGCTGCGCGTACAGAACTGATGGCTTTAGGCAAAGCCAGATTTGTGGCACAGCTGAAAGCACAGCTGAACGATAAGCTGGAAAGTATCGCCATTCCAAGACAGTGGCGCTTCCTGAGCAAAATGCCACAAAATGCTCAATCCAAGCTCAATAAGCATTATCTGAAATCGCTGTTTTTACCGATGCAGCTCCCTGTGGTGTTATCTCACCTGATTGAAGCAGAGCAGATCTCTTATCAGCTTGAATTTAGTCCGGAACTGACGTGCTTTAAGGGACATTTTCCAGCACATCCGATCTATCCAGGGGTAGGGCAGATTGGTTTTATTCAGTACTTCGCCCTACAAAATTGGGCAGATTTGCACTGGTGTAATGGCATGGAACAGTTAAAATTCCAGGATTTAATTCGCCCTTGGGTCGTGGTTCAGCTCGTGCTGATACGTAAAGCACATAAAGTGATTTTTGAATTGCGGGATGGAGATAAAATCCTGGCTTCCGGGCGTCTCCTCTTTGCACTGGAACCTCAACCACAGCCAGCAGGTTAA
- a CDS encoding septation protein IspZ has translation MKHLLKGIVITALVLYPFLVGYALSQGHLVWISVLLIVLGMLRLFSKGNTLLWPLTGFAILCGGFSLILQDQQWLKLYPVLMSVGSCVIFATTLLRPPSMIERFARLAEPDLPPEGVAWTRQVTKVWCGFFIINALIALYTVYAASMQIWVLYNGFISYMLMGILLLGEYLLRKRQQALHQ, from the coding sequence ATGAAGCATCTTTTAAAAGGGATAGTGATTACTGCTTTGGTACTCTATCCCTTTTTAGTGGGCTATGCACTGTCACAAGGGCATTTGGTTTGGATCAGTGTCCTGCTGATTGTACTCGGTATGCTGCGTCTGTTTAGCAAAGGTAATACTTTGCTTTGGCCCCTGACCGGATTTGCAATTTTGTGTGGTGGTTTTAGTCTGATCCTGCAAGATCAGCAGTGGTTAAAGCTCTATCCGGTCTTGATGAGTGTGGGTTCATGTGTGATTTTTGCCACTACCTTGCTGCGGCCGCCCTCTATGATTGAGCGTTTTGCCCGCTTGGCTGAACCTGACCTGCCCCCTGAAGGGGTGGCGTGGACCCGGCAAGTGACCAAGGTCTGGTGTGGTTTTTTTATCATTAATGCATTGATCGCACTATATACCGTATATGCTGCATCCATGCAGATTTGGGTGCTGTATAACGGTTTTATTTCCTATATGCTCATGGGTATTTTACTGCTTGGGGAATATCTGTTGCGTAAACGGCAACAAGCTCTGCATCAGTAA
- a CDS encoding acyl carrier protein, with translation MLTQEQVLEKLREWMDELFEISPEEVQLDSNLATDLDVDSIDAIDLVIKIKELTGKQVNPEDFKNVRTVQDVVTVIQNMSAA, from the coding sequence ATGCTTACTCAAGAACAAGTCCTGGAAAAATTGCGTGAGTGGATGGATGAGCTTTTTGAAATCTCGCCTGAAGAGGTGCAGTTAGACTCTAATCTGGCAACAGACCTGGATGTCGACAGCATTGATGCCATTGATCTGGTCATCAAAATTAAAGAGCTGACCGGTAAACAGGTCAATCCGGAAGACTTTAAAAATGTCCGTACGGTTCAGGATGTGGTCACTGTCATTCAGAACATGTCGGCTGCATGA
- a CDS encoding phosphopantetheine-binding protein, which translates to MSNLADELKQMIIDVLALEDITVDDIETEAPLFGDGLGLDSIDALELGLALKKRYNIHLNAESAETKQHFQSIQSLVALVEAQQTA; encoded by the coding sequence ATGAGCAATCTTGCTGATGAATTAAAGCAAATGATTATTGATGTTCTCGCACTTGAAGACATCACGGTAGATGATATTGAAACTGAAGCGCCTTTGTTTGGAGACGGTTTAGGTCTGGATTCTATTGATGCCCTGGAACTAGGTTTGGCTTTAAAAAAACGCTACAACATTCACCTGAATGCTGAATCAGCAGAAACCAAACAACATTTTCAATCAATTCAAAGTCTGGTGGCTTTGGTTGAAGCCCAACAGACAGCATAA
- a CDS encoding lysophospholipid acyltransferase family protein: MLSFKNIKQKANYVWRVGATGFSFASFGVGGIAIGSLLAPLIKLTEQDPELRQQKTQQLIKHSFKGFTEMMVKLGIMTYEVEGLEQLESSRQELVIVNHPTLIDVVVLIGLMQRANCVVKQALWANPFTKGPVQNAGYILNAGSEQFIQDCVLRLQQDHAASLLIFPEGTRTAKGQLLNDFQRGAANIALRARVPIRPVIITCTPSTLTKNEKWYHIPSEPFHIKVRVLDAFSIDELIDDVSVNQKNVRHLSQKLQQFFNQELSKK, from the coding sequence ATGTTAAGTTTTAAAAATATTAAACAGAAAGCTAACTATGTCTGGCGTGTCGGGGCGACAGGCTTTAGTTTTGCCAGCTTTGGTGTAGGTGGTATTGCCATCGGTAGTTTGCTTGCTCCCCTGATTAAATTGACCGAACAGGATCCAGAGCTGCGTCAACAGAAAACCCAGCAACTGATCAAGCATAGTTTTAAGGGCTTTACCGAAATGATGGTTAAGCTTGGCATCATGACCTATGAAGTTGAAGGTCTGGAGCAGCTGGAAAGTAGCCGCCAAGAATTGGTGATTGTCAACCATCCGACCCTGATTGATGTGGTGGTCTTGATTGGGCTGATGCAGCGTGCCAATTGTGTGGTCAAGCAGGCACTCTGGGCGAATCCGTTTACCAAGGGGCCGGTGCAGAATGCCGGTTATATCCTGAATGCCGGTTCTGAGCAGTTTATTCAGGACTGTGTCCTTCGCCTGCAACAAGACCATGCTGCCTCATTATTGATTTTTCCTGAAGGGACACGGACTGCCAAAGGTCAATTATTAAATGACTTTCAGCGTGGAGCTGCTAATATTGCGCTCCGTGCACGTGTGCCGATCCGTCCGGTGATCATCACCTGTACACCATCAACTTTAACCAAAAATGAAAAGTGGTATCACATTCCATCAGAACCTTTCCATATCAAGGTGCGTGTGTTGGATGCCTTCAGTATTGATGAGCTTATTGATGATGTTTCTGTGAACCAGAAAAATGTCCGTCATCTAAGTCAAAAATTACAGCAGTTTTTTAACCAAGAGTTATCGAAAAAATGA
- a CDS encoding beta-ketoacyl synthase chain length factor: MIRLHMSDLTQNQANTTYPALEKIPAMQRRRLSSIAKIALNSAIQALEGQSVDYIVWVSQYGDEHKTLSILKDVLQDQIPSPTQFSTSVHNAISGLYSILCQDATPATSLAGSWNDALVEAYVWLKTSANADAAVLIVYYDESLPPIYQDFQPFEAFSMAAVVCLDQPNLALDLSAAPAVSMAFQEAQAFQKFWHGAEQTQAVWRKC; the protein is encoded by the coding sequence ATGATCAGACTGCACATGTCTGACCTGACACAGAATCAGGCAAATACGACATATCCTGCCTTAGAAAAAATTCCTGCCATGCAGCGCCGTCGATTATCTTCGATTGCTAAAATCGCACTGAATAGCGCTATTCAGGCACTCGAAGGGCAAAGTGTCGACTATATTGTCTGGGTATCCCAGTATGGTGATGAACATAAAACTTTGAGTATTCTTAAGGATGTGCTACAAGACCAGATACCTTCACCGACCCAGTTTTCTACTTCCGTGCATAATGCCATTTCTGGCCTATATTCGATTCTTTGTCAGGATGCTACTCCTGCGACCAGTCTGGCAGGTTCCTGGAATGATGCACTGGTCGAAGCCTATGTCTGGTTAAAGACCTCAGCGAATGCAGATGCCGCTGTACTCATCGTTTACTATGATGAATCCTTGCCACCGATCTATCAGGATTTTCAGCCGTTTGAGGCATTTTCTATGGCAGCTGTAGTCTGCTTGGATCAGCCAAATCTGGCACTGGATCTTTCAGCAGCGCCTGCAGTATCTATGGCTTTCCAGGAAGCTCAGGCATTCCAGAAGTTCTGGCATGGCGCTGAGCAGACCCAGGCGGTGTGGCGCAAATGTTAA